In a genomic window of Methanosarcina horonobensis HB-1 = JCM 15518:
- the budA gene encoding acetolactate decarboxylase: MNKKNLIIFLILLSVTFFSGCTGFTGNFSEKSGNIESIEDSGSGICGNDSEVLYQVSTIDALLQGVYDGVLPVAELETHGDFGIGTFDGLEGEMLALNGSYYQIKTDGIAYPVSGEMTTPFATVTYFEADESFRLEEPANLTELEAFLDLNLPSENLFYAVRVDGDFSYIKARSVPRQEKPYPKLADAVSTQSVFEFENISGTLVGFRTPEYVKGVNVPGYHLHFITEDRSAGGHVLDLEMESGDAALDITSAFFMELPASGDFYNVELGQDLQADMEKVEK; the protein is encoded by the coding sequence ATGAACAAAAAAAATCTTATAATCTTCTTAATTCTTTTATCAGTTACTTTCTTTTCCGGCTGCACTGGTTTCACTGGTAACTTTTCCGAAAAATCGGGCAATATTGAGAGTATTGAGGACTCTGGCTCAGGTATTTGCGGGAACGACTCTGAAGTACTCTACCAAGTCTCAACAATCGACGCCCTGCTCCAGGGAGTTTACGATGGGGTTCTACCTGTTGCAGAACTTGAAACCCATGGAGACTTTGGTATAGGAACCTTTGACGGGCTCGAAGGTGAAATGCTCGCCCTCAATGGCAGTTACTACCAAATAAAAACAGATGGAATTGCCTATCCTGTATCCGGAGAAATGACAACTCCTTTTGCCACTGTCACTTACTTTGAAGCCGATGAAAGTTTCCGGCTTGAGGAGCCTGCAAACCTTACCGAGCTTGAAGCCTTTCTTGATCTTAACCTGCCTTCAGAAAATCTCTTTTACGCAGTTCGGGTTGACGGAGATTTCTCTTACATAAAAGCACGGAGTGTACCCAGACAGGAAAAACCTTATCCGAAACTGGCGGATGCGGTATCCACCCAGTCTGTCTTTGAATTTGAAAATATAAGCGGCACATTGGTAGGGTTCAGGACTCCTGAATATGTGAAAGGTGTAAACGTGCCGGGATATCACCTTCACTTTATTACAGAGGATAGAAGCGCAGGCGGGCACGTCCTGGATCTTGAGATGGAAAGCGGAGATGCTGCCCTGGATATTACCAGTGCATTTTTTATGGAACTTCCTGCCAGCGGAGACTTCTATAACGTGGAGCTAGGTCAGGATCTTCAGGCTGATATGGAAAAAGTTGAGAAATGA
- a CDS encoding ferritin-like domain-containing protein, protein MKSAYQDTVEEVKNLKGIEEAIALAIEREKEARDFYMQQAALMENPKFKELYEHLAGEEVKHLGYLEGYRDKKELPTISTEVPSGQSFSPEFDPARTKGGEITLGDAGILLAAMRHERKSEDFYSELAKRAEDENQRNFFQMLSKYERGHYEIIDSYLEDVTQFRMQT, encoded by the coding sequence ATGAAAAGCGCATATCAGGATACAGTAGAAGAAGTAAAAAATCTAAAAGGAATTGAAGAAGCCATAGCTCTGGCAATAGAAAGGGAAAAAGAAGCAAGGGACTTTTACATGCAGCAGGCTGCCTTAATGGAAAACCCAAAATTTAAGGAACTTTATGAGCATCTTGCAGGCGAGGAAGTAAAGCATCTAGGTTATCTCGAAGGATATCGCGATAAGAAAGAACTGCCCACGATTAGTACGGAGGTCCCCAGTGGGCAGTCTTTCAGTCCTGAGTTCGATCCAGCCCGGACAAAAGGGGGAGAGATCACCCTTGGAGATGCAGGCATTCTTCTCGCAGCCATGAGGCATGAAAGAAAAAGTGAAGACTTTTATTCAGAGCTGGCAAAAAGAGCCGAAGACGAAAATCAGAGAAATTTCTTCCAGATGCTGTCAAAGTATGAAAGAGGTCACTATGAGATAATTGACAGCTACCTTGAAGATGTCACTCAGTTCCGCATGCAGACTTGA
- the afpA gene encoding archaeoflavoprotein AfpA, whose translation MVESLGKQVKRIAWGITGSGDQMIETYSVLVDIKERTGVETMVFLSKEGETVMKWYHLWDKIQNDFPNFKVDAGPNSPFIAGPLQMGYYDFLLIAPATANTVAKIVYGIADTLVTNAVSQTAKGKTPIFILPVDQKRGTVKTAAPSGRAFELSMREVDVTNSEKLAQMENITVIASPYDIYDIFGLERPSEDITLKVKEQKKRKAKKETEIQKD comes from the coding sequence TTGGTAGAATCGTTAGGCAAACAAGTTAAACGCATAGCATGGGGAATTACAGGTTCTGGAGACCAGATGATTGAGACCTATAGCGTTCTGGTAGACATTAAGGAACGAACAGGTGTTGAAACAATGGTTTTCCTGTCCAAAGAGGGCGAAACCGTTATGAAATGGTATCACCTGTGGGACAAAATTCAGAACGATTTCCCGAACTTCAAAGTAGATGCAGGCCCCAATTCTCCTTTCATTGCAGGCCCACTGCAGATGGGATATTATGATTTCCTGCTCATAGCCCCTGCAACTGCAAATACGGTGGCAAAGATCGTGTACGGAATTGCAGATACTCTTGTCACGAATGCAGTTTCCCAGACAGCAAAAGGAAAAACGCCTATTTTCATCCTGCCTGTAGACCAGAAAAGGGGAACTGTAAAAACTGCCGCACCCAGCGGGAGAGCGTTTGAATTGAGTATGCGCGAAGTGGATGTTACGAACTCGGAAAAACTTGCGCAGATGGAAAATATAACCGTAATTGCCAGTCCCTATGACATTTATGATATATTCGGACTTGAACGGCCTTCTGAAGATATAACCCTGAAAGTTAAAGAACAAAAGAAACGTAAAGCTAAGAAAGAAACTGAGATTCAAAAGGATTAA
- a CDS encoding flavodoxin family protein → MQETETKPIRILGVSGSPRNMATNYLVQEALKIAKEKYGAETEYFSSKGKKLNFCIHCDFCIRKKEGCIHKDDISAELYDKMIWADAWIIGTPVYQGTLSAQTKTIMDRCRAVVAKDPKVFLNKVGMGIADGGDRIGGQEAAIQTIHTFYIINEMIPVGGGSFGANLGGTFWSKDKGAEGVSEDSEGMRSLRRTLKKLIQTAQLVKRATSVEEPEAQKPELPKEGASKQ, encoded by the coding sequence ATGCAGGAGACCGAAACCAAACCGATAAGGATTCTGGGAGTATCGGGAAGTCCCAGGAACATGGCAACCAATTATCTGGTTCAGGAAGCCCTGAAAATTGCAAAGGAGAAGTATGGTGCAGAAACAGAATATTTTTCATCCAAAGGAAAAAAGTTAAACTTCTGCATCCACTGTGATTTCTGCATTAGAAAAAAAGAAGGATGTATTCATAAAGACGATATTTCGGCTGAGTTATACGATAAAATGATCTGGGCAGATGCCTGGATTATAGGCACTCCTGTCTATCAGGGGACCTTGAGTGCCCAGACGAAAACAATCATGGACCGCTGCAGAGCTGTCGTTGCAAAAGACCCTAAGGTCTTTTTGAACAAGGTTGGAATGGGGATCGCAGACGGAGGAGACAGGATAGGCGGGCAGGAGGCTGCTATCCAGACAATTCATACTTTTTACATAATTAATGAGATGATCCCTGTTGGAGGAGGTTCCTTCGGGGCAAACCTGGGAGGGACCTTCTGGTCAAAGGATAAGGGCGCGGAAGGAGTCTCAGAAGATTCGGAAGGCATGCGAAGCCTTAGAAGAACCCTTAAAAAGCTTATCCAGACAGCCCAGTTAGTGAAGAGAGCTACTTCCGTAGAGGAGCCTGAAGCTCAGAAACCGGAACTGCCGAAGGAAGGGGCAAGTAAGCAGTAA